TTGATTACAGTCTACGCCACGTTTAACAGATGTCAGCCTCAGACACGATAAACTCGTGCTCCTAGTTTGGACTCACCGCAAGAGCATCAGGATTGACTCCATTCTCGATCAAAGACACGCAGAGAGAAAGTTCAGTTCGATCCAGGTTCGTGTTCTTGAGTGTCGAATGAGTTAGCAAACCACTGCATCTGAGACGCATGGATCTTGACAGCCATATTGAAGAATGGGGGAAATGAACTGCATACAAGGAGGGTTGAGATCTCGTGAAGAATGTCAATAACCTCACGAGCGGCCTGGCGCTTATCATCGGATTGCGGGGGCATTTTGGAAAAAAAACCTGTATCAAGGTTTAAACTCTCAGTTATTCAAGGCGGTTCCAGTGGCTCCCAAGCGCGTCTGGGTTGTTTCAATGAAGTGCAGAAAGAGTGTTAACTACCTAAGACGAGTGTCGGGCTGGCCTTTTGAGTGGTGGTGATTGATGCCCTTGCGGGTCTGGTAAGAAAATGGTAACGTTACGACGTCCTTACCTACTAAAGTGAGGATTTTCAGGAACAGCACCAGAACTGCAACTTTcctataattataatttgGAAGTCACCATCACAGCGATTCTACGTGAATTAGCGTCAAATTGGAAATATCCTGGATATCATGCATTGTCTTAATTTCGGCCGTAACTATACTCCGGTCTCACACTTCAAACCGAGTTGAATGTAGATCCTGAGGGGTTCGAGAATGCCAGAGGATCTGACCATATCGGACATTCGTTTTTTGGGCAAGACCTAGGCAATGATTGAGGTTTTTTCTCAGATCACACGCATCGAGAATAACACTTTCCCCGCTAGTGTGCTGTTCCCGTTTGGTGAGGAGCTCTGTCGCAGAAGCCTCACGCTGGAGTGCTCTATGACAAAGCAAGCAACCACTACCATACCGCTTTACGTTTGGCAGAAAGGGATTGCACTCCTTCATAATGATTGCATTTCAGAGGCCGAAAGGATATTGAGGTGCAACTGATGAAATATATTCGGACTCGGTTGCAGAGTGTTCATCTATGGGTGGATAATGCTTAAGGCCTCAGTCTGCACGGTCTTTGTATATACACAATGGCTTTGAAGAATAAGAGGAGTCTCTCGATCACTACGCTCTATACCGCGCTGAGACCAAAATGatccttgaccttgaacGTGGCACATGAGCATGCCCTAGTCACTTGAGTCTCGAGCCTAGAGTCTGGACTCACTCCTGGGCCTCCCCTTTGACCCTTCGGCCCTGGAGGGCCTGACCTCGGGGAATTAAAATTCAGTGAATATTGGAGCTAGGGGTTTTATAGTTTGCAATTCCTCAACCCCTCAATTCCCCGAGGGCTGTCCGAGCTCAGGAATCAATGGGTGAGGTTGGTCCGAGGCGGATGGCTGCTTGAAGCATCCCTTGCAGGGGCTGCATTTCGCAACGTGAGATCCATCGCGCCCGACCCGTGTTCTCTCACCATTCCCATACCATTGTGACGTCAAACATATCTAGGTATGGCTCTTTTGAAGGGACGCGAAAGGCTTGAGTTCTCCTGTATAGGATGGCCCTTGGGCGCGGACGCCCTGGGGGAATGTCCCCTAAGGACACCATTTTCCCACTCGTGCTGCCTTTCGATTCCATCTTTCAATTTCTACAAACCTGCCCCTCGCCTTGAAGAACTGCCCATCTTCAGATGTCCTTGGAGGCTTTTTGCAACCGCCGTTCTCTGGGTTTCAGTTGATATCCGCATTTTGAGCTATGGCGCGCCTCGCATTGATTCTCTTAGGCTTTCTGTTAGCAGTCAATGCGACAGTGGTTGCGAATTACCCGCTGAATGCGCAACTGCCTCCTGTGGCTCGAGTATCACATGAGTACCACTTCGTCTTCTCGCAGGGCACCTTTGGTGGAAACGACTCGGAAACGACATATTCGCTGTCATCAAACGCACCATCATGGCTAAAGGTTGATAGCAAGTCTCGTACCTTGTCGGGTACTCCCCAGAAAGAAGATGTCGGATCACCTAAGTTCGATCTTGTAGCGACTGACAAGTCCGGGTCTGCTAGCATGGAAGTTACTCTCATCGTTACCACAGACGATGGCCCGAAGATGGGGAAATCCATCGTCCCTCAACTCCAAGCGATGGGACCGACATCTTCTCCGTCCAACCTTATTGTGCACTCCGGCGATTCATTCTCGATCTCTTTCGACCAGGAGACTTTTACAAACACACGCCCGTCGACAGTATACTACGGAACGTCATACCCAGACAATGCTCCTTTACCTTCGTGGATTGGGTTTGATCAGTCGGGCCTTCGGTTTCACGGTATTGCACCCAACATTGGGCCTCAGGGTTTCAAATTCAACCTGGTTGCTTCTGATGTGTTGGGGTTCAGCGCAGTGACCCTGAGTTTTGAAATTACTGTCAGCCCTCACATTTTCTCGTTCAATCAAAGCTCCTATACGTTGTTTGTTACCGGCGGAAAGGAGCTCACCAGCCCAAAATTCGGCGACACTTTGATCCTAGACGGGAACAAACCGACAAGCGATATGCTAGCAGACACCAAGTTCGACGCCCCAGACTGGGTGGAAGTGGACAAGAAATCCTTATCATTCAAAGCAACCCCTCCCACGAATGGGAAGGATAGCAACGTGACAATCCGAGTGACGAATATATATCAGGATATAGCCGAGCTTATCGTCTCACTACAATACTCACAATTCTTCCGGGATGATTTCGACGGCGAATGTGATGCTGTTATCGGCCAATATTTCGCATTTGCATTTAATAGTTCCGTCCTTACCGATGACTCTGCTGAGCTAGATGTTGACCTTAAACAACAACCATCTTGGCTCCATTACAATCGTAACAACAAAACCCTCTATGGCGGAGTGCCGTCAGATATCGACACAGGCACCTACAAACTTCAGTTGACAGCTCGGGAAGGGACCGCAGAGAGTAACAAGACATTCACCATCAACGCTGTGAATGGAGACAACTCGAACCGAGATGGAGCTACGGGAAGTGCCGGTGGGTCCCGTGCGAACAAGGCAGGCATTATAGTGATGGCAATATTCATACCCTTAGGATGTGTTGGCATTGCTCTACTTCTTCTCTATTGCTGCCGACGTAGACAAAGGTCGAccaaagatgaagacgaaCAAGGACTTGAAGAGAAAGCACTTCCACCAGGCCCAGGCCCTCTTGGGCCCGGATTATCACATTGCCAGCCCTTTGAAAAGACGACACAGGGAAAGCCACCGGCTATGGGTGACAATTTACCGCCTGAGTCAAAACCCCCGAAATTGGAGCTAGAGCCATGGTGGAACGTTAGCAGCGAAGTCCGCAATGAAGAAAACCAAGCAGCAGCGCCAGGCAAGGAGAATACTTTCTCAAGTTCAACGATTGACTGGGAATTTACTCCATTGCGAGACCTGGAAGATGAAAACAAACCACCCGAAGAGCCCGCTACCAAACCCAGTCGGCTTTCTTTTCAAAGCAGTCCGCCAGTGCGTAGGGGCGCTTCCAATCGTTCTGGGAGACGAGAGCCACTCAAGTCAATCCAACCAAGACGGTCTATGAAGCGAAACTCGGCTTTATCGTCCCGATCAAAACGGTGGTCCAAACGATCAAGTGGCATCTCCTCGGTGTCTAACGGTCTCCCAGTGAGGCTCAGCGGTGCCGGGCATGGAGCGGGTGGGTTTGGACCACCAGGACATGGGTTTGTGAAGGTCTCCTGGCAGAACACGCAGGCGTCTTTGCAGAGTGAGGAAAGTAACCTGGGAAATTTGGCGCCGCTgtttcctcgccctcctACTCGTATGGGCGACAATCAGGATCACACAAAGAGAACGAGCATGCGTACCGTGGACCGTGACAGCATGACACTGTCCGAATCTGATTCGCTAGAGGCGTTTGTCCAAGGTCGTGTAAGAAGCCGGCATTCCTCCAACCCATTCATTGCTGGTCCGATCACTCGTCGAGTATCATCTAGTCTTCGGGCCCTAGAGCGGGCTCGAAGCAATGCTAGCCGCGCGGATACTGTCAATAGTAGCACGGACAACGATGACTGTCGGCGCCGAGAACGCCCCTGTTCTACGGCAATGTCAGGATCTATTTATACAGACGACTATCGACATTCTGCATACCTTAGCTCCTTATCAGAAGAATCACCGACTGTGCAGCCACTGGGTGCTTTGAACCACGGGCCAAGTCAATCAAGTTTGGCGCAGCATTATTCCAAGATCATTTCGCCGCTACCGCGGTTTTTCAGCGAGTTGAGTCTGAACAACGCCAGACGCGATGATGTTGGCGCAGCCCGTATTCCCGATGATCACCAAAACTTCCCGAATCCTCGCCGTTGGTCCCGATCGAGCCCGTCGCTACAGAATTGGCGGAGGCTCCGGAAGAGCCCTTCAGCGTCCTCTATCCAACAAGAGGCGAAAGCTCGTCGGGTGAGTTTGATGCGAGCGTCTGAGCGGGACCCGAGCTATCAACGTGGACTACAAAGAGAGCCCACGGGAAGCTTATTGAGCAGTGATATAGCGTTTGTTTGATGTTAGTTTGCTTGTCTTGTTTAAGTTGGCCGAGATACCACTTTTGTTCGGTTTAAAGAGCGGCTCTAGCATTTATTTTGTGTAACGTTAGCATAAATCGAGGTTCATTATTGCGAACAAGTCTATCCATAGCTTGTAGCCAAGTGTACTCCGGAATTAATTCACCAACACTGACACATGGAGgataactaactagttatatgAAGGATCTGATTCAGCTGGGCTTTTAGGTCTTACCCAGGAGCTGGGCGACAGCGATGATTGGACCCATAAATGCTTCATGACCGCGGCATGGTGTGATTGACAGAATTTTCACTTCGAAGCCAATGAGGGGCCGAGCTGGACATCCCAAGCTCTATGGAAGTTGTTTCAATGAGCCGGCGTATTGCATCTTCAGCTGTTGCCTCACTCCATAGTGCATCTTCATGGGGGTCAACCTTGGTGAAGGTCATGTGGAGTAACCAGCGCTAAGCGTTTTCGTCGGACTTTGATCATCTCGGCAGCACGCGACTGGAAAATTTGCACTCGCCCTTGCGCTTCACGAAACAAGTGTGAAATTTCTGTTAGGGGAATCTGACACATTGGGCTGACTTGTGTTTATTTTCTGGGGTCAATCATAATCAACTGGGCTTGATATAGTCTATACAGACAAGAGTATAAGCGGCGCCCGGGGATGTCTCCAATTCATAGTAACAGTGACAGTATTTATGTATTCAATGGCCCGGATCtctttaagataattaaACAAAGACTGAAGGTCAAGATAAGTTCATTAACAAAGTCTCCACTTAACATCATCCCTGATGAACACCTTCAAAGGGCTGGCCTGGGCTGgtctgctggttctgggaCTGTCCCGCACGCCGCCTATCCATTCTGCCCtcttgccctccttctctcccaCCTGATTCTGctctctcccctccccctctctTCTTGCCCAATTTCCCTTCGCTCAACCTCTTGCTGGGCTTCTGTGATCCTGGCCTCTTTGTCTGTTCTTCAAAAGTTAATTGTGACCCAATAGAAATCATGGGCCAGACCTTGTCAGAGCCTGTCGTTGATAAGGTGCGTGAAAACTGTCTGAATCAAGTTTGCTGCCTTGAAACCCCTCTGTCTCTCTCCCCACACCACAACCATCCGATTGCGATTCCAAATCCTTTTCCTATCTAGCCTGCTATTCCTGCTGCCAACGGCGAACCCCTTGAACATACTGTTGTCTGCCATCATACTTCTTATCACTCGAGTTATCACGGACCAATCCGCGGATCGTCATCCATTTTATCcgtgctttttttttcttcgccCGAGGAGTTCCAGATTCGTGGCCCATCTCTGCGGGGTCCCCGTTCGAGCACGACGAAAAGCCTTTCCCACTCCTACAAACCGATCGTCTTCTTTTCCTATCTATCATATGAACTGCGTGCATCTATTTCCGATATTCTCGCTAATTCCCTTGTGACATGTTTAGACTTCGTCGGAAGGTCAAGATGAATGCTGTATATACGGCGTTTCGGCCATGCAGGGCTGGCGAATCAGCATGGAGGATGCCCATGCCGCCGTCCTAGATCTCCAAGCGAAAGAAACCGGCTCGAATGACAAGCCGACCGATCCTGATAAGCGCCTTGCTTTCTTCGGAGTATACGATGGCCACGGTGGAGATAAAGTCGCTTTATTTGCGGGGGAGAACGTTCACAAGATTGTCGCAAAACAGGAAACCTTCTCAAAAGGTGATGTCGAGCAGGCTTTGAAGGATGGTTTTCTCGCTACCGATCGAGCTATCTTGGAAGGTTCGTAAAATGCTACCTTGAGGGGACTTTGCTTCCATTATTCCCTTCCCAGCTCGTCCATGTCGAGGCCTAACCCGGTTAGATCCCAAATATGAGGAGGAAGTCTCCGGTTGCACTGCCGCCGTGAGTGTGATTTCGAAACACAAAATTTGGGTGGTAGGTCTTCAATGTGATCTACGAAAAAGGAAATTGGTCAATAACAAAATATATCGCAGGCAAACGCTGGTGATTCACGTTCCGTTTTGGGTGTCAAGGGTCGAGCAAAGCCTCTTTCGTTCGATCACAAGCCGCAGAATGAAGGTTCGTGGCTAAATTCCGGTTCAAATATTTCGGACCTGTGATGTTCTAACAAATGGTTTATAGGCGAGAAAGCTCGAATTAGCGCTGCAGGTGGTTTCGTTGACTTCGGCCGTGTCAACGGCAATCTCGCCCTGTCGCGTGCGATTGGAGATTTCGAATTCAAGAAAAGCCCCGAACTGTCTCCTGAACAACAGATTGTTACTGCCTATCCGGATGTCACGGTCCATGATCtcaccgacgacgatgagtTTTTAGTAGTTGCTTGCGATGGTAAgtttcgtcatcatcctttttcttttcgggCCCAACTTTGACTTCCGGATTCGGCCCCTAATATTGTACAGGCATCTGGGATTGCCAGTCTTCCCAGGCTGTAGTTGAATTTGTTCGCCGCGGTATTGCGGCCAAGCAGGACCTTTACCGGATCTGTGAAAACATGATGGATAACTGCCTCGCCTCGAACAGTGAAACCGGCGGAGTCGGCTGTGACAACATGACAATGGTTATCATAGGTCTTCTCAACGGTAGATCCAAGGAGGAGTGGTATAACCAGATTGCGGAGCGGGTTGCTAACGGCGATGGCCCTTGTGCTCCGCCTGAGTACGGCAAGTCTCTTGAGGAACCCACGGCCTCTAATCCCTACTGACTAAACGGTGGGGAGTACAGCTGAATTTCGAGGACCTGGAATTCGTAACCAGTTCGAGGAAAACCCCGATGAGTACGAGCTCGACCATGATCGAACCCGCCCATTCAGCGTGCGTCCCGGTAGAATAATTCTTTTGGGAGATGGCAGCACGTTAATTCCAGAAAAGCAGACCAACGAGGAACTCTTTGACCATACCGAGGAAGACCAGGATCTCTCCAACCAAGTGCAGCGCCAGGATTCGGATACAGAAAGGAATGAACGCGAAGGTACCCCTGGGCCTCAGTCCGGAAACGCCCAGACGGATAAATCTGCGCCCAGCACTTCAGAGACTTCGACCAGTCCTGGAACACCGCAGAAACCCGCCTCTTCGTAGCCACGCCATGAAATTTACGCCTGATTCCCTTCCTTTTGGTTCTTGAAACGACCTTCGTGTGATGTACGACCCCacacccgccgccgccttcACTCCCGGATCTGAAGTCTCACGTTTCTGCCCCATCTAACGTCGCTTATTGAGTTATATTTCTTCTGATTGATCGGCTCTTTCGTGGTGATGGCTAAGGGGGAAGATGCGAAAAGAGACGGACTATTTTGatcctcttctatctcttGTTTTTTATCCCATTTTCATTACCTTTTAACGAACCTCCCCCCAGGTCAATTCGCCTTTCGTGTCACTCAGGATAGATATCTAAGAGAGTTCgtggagggggtggaggCATTTTTTTTCCCTgtcatctttcttctccctGTTTGCCGATGCCGCAAGCGGCAGGCCTCATGAGAGTACGTTTGTTTCATGTCTCGACATAAGATaccgcaacaacaactaTTGACGAACCATTTCCCCCCTTAATCTTCCATGATTTCCACTATATTTGACATATTTCTTCACAGTTTGCGCCGTCAATTTGTCTTTCGTGATATGGCGCTCTCCGTTATCCGTGGCCGCTAGGATCCTTCCTTCTAGTTCACAAACCCAACAGTGGCTGGAAAGCCTGGGGCCACGTTTTACACATTGCACTTATGTCGGCGTAACCGGAGAAATTCAGTCTACGGCATGAATCTCGTTGTGTCAGCAAGGGAGTTTCTGGAGACGTGACGGACGAGATCCACGTTTGTGGCGTCCTGTTTCATATCGTATGCAGATAGAATCTGTTGGCTGCTATTATTGTAAATACTCTCTTCACCGTTCTTGCATTGAAAGTACTAGCACCTAAAATTGCGTCTTCACCTAAGTTGCTTAGTGCCCCCGAAAGGATCAAGGGGCCAAGGCAGCAGCGCAACCAAGCTTGAGCCTCCTCCTGGTCGGGTCGTGGCGCAGTATACCAAGGTAGTCTTAGTGCTGATCAGTTTTCGTAAGCACAAGTATGTGTATTATACATATATTACATTTAGCTGCAAGTTAGAGTCGTATATTATTGCGCAATATAGCTGTAATTCCGTTTCAATACGTGTCATATACCACGTGCTGTGAATGCTTTGATCACTCGAAATTTTTTGGCCCCTATtcaaagagaagaaacagGAGAGATGCTGCCATCAAACAATCCTTCCTGCTCTTCGGATTGTGCTAGGTCTTGCATTCCGAACTGTACGAAGTGCTGTCGTGTATCCTTCCTGGCTTAGCCGAAAGAAACGCGAACCGTTAACAGCTCTCGAAGCTCAGTCGGCGACTCCCGCAACGTCTTCTTTTCCGTTCCGTGACCCTGATTTTAGTATCCCCCCACGCCGCGACCAACTCACGCCCACCCCGGGTCTTCTCTCATTCAATCGTTCTCAATTTCTCCCCCCGCCCCCCAAACCTCTTGCGCCCTCGTACATATCGACAGAAGTTGAGCAGTGCTCCCTCAGTCCGACATCATGTCTTCCCCAATTTCCAGCAAACGCAAGCGCGCCAATTCCCAACACTTGTCAACAGCAGATATCGCCAAATCATCCACCACCgatcttcaacaaccatcGTCACGCGATGCCtcgggcgaagaaggcgacgaTTCGACTGGTCCGGCCATCCCGCCAGTTGTCAAGGCCACTACCAGCAACCACCCGTCAAAACGGGCTCGAAAAGCTTCAGTGAGCGAGGCACGAAATGTTTCATCTAATGGTGACGCCGGAAAAGACTCTTCAATTAGCAAAGAGGATCCGGGTGAACCATCTGAGACTACACCGGCAAGCAGTGACATCGAGGGCCACATCAGAGATCGACCGGACCTGCACGTGGACACCGTTCGTGAGCAGGAGTTAATGAAGCCTCCCGTCCTCGGTCAAGTACAGGATCCTGCTGGTGGATATAAGACCAACCCGCCTCCAGAGGACCGTCCGGTTCGGGTGTATGCAGATGGTGTGTTTGATCTGTTCCATGTGGGGTGAGTTTCTGCGTTCCTGCTGCTCGACAATTTTTGACCTGCAACATTCATTTTCGCTGAACCGTGCTAACATACTATTGATAGTCATATGCGGCAACTCGAACAGGCTAAAAAGGCTTTCCCGGATGTGTATCTTATAGTTGGTGTTACTGGAGACGACGAGACTCACCTGCGGAAAGGTCTCACGGTTTTGAGCGGGGCGGAGCGGGCGGAAAGTGTTCGACACTGTAAatgggttgatgaggtctACCCTAACTGCCCGTGGATTGTCACCCCAGACTTCATCGATGAACATCAAATCGACTACGTTGCACACGACGACTTGCCGTATGGAGCCGCGGAAGGAGACGATATTTATGCTCCTATCAAGGCACAAGGGAAGTTCCTCGTTACTCAGCGGACAGAGGGTGTCAGCACAACTGGTGTTATCACGAGGTACGTTTGTATTTCCAGTTCAGCTGCGTGTATTTATTAACAACGTTTGCAGAATCGTCCGCGACTACGACCGTTATATCTCGCGGCAATTCAAGCGTGGAGCGTCCAGACAGGAGTTGAACGTgtcgtggttgaagaagaacgaATTGGAAATCAAGCGACATGTCTCAGAGCTCCGGGACAGCATCATGACCAATTGGACAAACACTGGCCAGGAGCTGAGCCGGGAGTTGCGGCAACTGTGGAATTCGCGGCCCAACAGCCCGGCTCCAAGTGCAAGGAACAGTATGGACTTTGGAAGCCCACGCGGCGTCGTCAGCCCTACAGGCGGCAGCAAGTCACATGTTTCTCGCGTCGAAGCCTTGGGTCGCCCAGAAAGCATCAATGGGAGGGGAGAGCCAGACTTCGCAACAGGTTACAGCTTGGGGCTGATCGGAGGGGTTAGGGCATGGGTAAGCTTCACTCCAAAATCTTGATTAATGTAGCACAACTAACAAGCAGCAGATGCGTAGTCGCCGATCTCTCGTTGAAAGCCGAGCCCAGTCGCCAAccagcgaagaagaacacGAATCTGAGCAGGAGCGCATCAATGGCTTCACAGGGCCAGCCCATCAAAGAGAGTAACTTGCCAGCCTCTCGAGTCAAAATATTTCGATTTTCGAGGATGCATCATCCATCGTTTCATTGTCAGGCTGATCTTGGTCCATATGGTACATAAGACAAGCGAGCCTGACGCTACTCTTGTTAGCTTAgggaattttttttttctcttcatctccgtTCATCTCTGGCATCCTCTAATCAAACCATATGAGAGTCTATTGTTGGCCAAATTGACACGGGTACTGTATTTTCGATTTTCACTTGCACCAACATTTGCATCTcattataattttttttaattgTACAACACTCGAAAGAACGCAACAAGCATGGGGGGAGGGACATTACAAACGGACATTCTGACGTTGATTTGATTATTAGTACATGCATGGGACGAAATTGACAGCTCCCCGTTTTCATcattgttttttttttgttttgcacTGGATAAGTGGACTATTTGTTCAGGTAATAGTAATAGAGTTGAATGCTCTTTTTCTCGATATAGAGTAAATGGGTATGTGGAGGAAATTACACCTAGCAGAACGTGAATAGCACATGCAAACAATAAACAAGTTGCCTGCTCTTTtgtctattaatattataatatgCGCCAAGTGCTTTTTTCTCCTCTAGCCTATATTGAATGTAACCGAGGGCAGTCTTCAAACCATAAATTATCAAAGCTAATGGATGTCAAATGGGTATCAATCAATGCTATATAAAGCGAAACCATGCGCACACAATCTTACTCAGAACACAAATAGTTTCGATCCACATAGATCTATTCAGGTTCAAAACACCTCTCAAGCGGCAGTAATGGCCAACCTCGGCCTCATTCCCCGTTGAACCCCGCGCTCCATATCCTCCGTCTCAACCGCACACCGTCTTAACAACTCCAACTGCACCGATAAGTCCTGCACCCCCGGTAAAGAAGGCAGCGCTTCTCCTCTCTTCGAACACATGACCATGCGCAAATGATCCCTTAGCATCACCGCATCCCTTACCAAGTCACCCTCGAGAACCTCCTTGGCAACCGCATCGCACTTTGCCGTGATCCCCAGCTCGAAGGACCGCAGGCCCCGAACGCAGAGCAACGGCGCAACCCAGGGCTCAGCGATCGAGAGACGGAGTCTGTTTCCACCTATTACacctcctgctcctgctcctgctccgtTACCCGCGGCGGCAGGAGCACCGGCAGGAGTACCTGCAAACGATCCCAAATCAACAATGAGCGCCAAGTCCTCCAGCCCATTCAACGCAGCAACCCTGTTCCAAAACAGTACCCAGAGCCAATCATTATGCGTATGCGAGTAGATGGAGCTCTTATGTTCCTCCCCCGCCATGGGCTGCCAAACGGGCATCCATTGAACGGTGAGTTTCTTGATTGCATGGAGGTGGTCTGCGGAGATGGACAGgctgaaggcgatgaaggtcGTTAGgtcgtcgacgtcgaaggcGGAGTTCTTGTAGAGGATCGAGGATGCTTCGGCGTAAATGGCGCGGCAGGTGCGGAGGAGGGCGACCGACGAGTTGCTTAGCTGCGAGGGGAGGGAAGGGTGGGTGTGTGGGTAGAGCATGCTGTTGCTAGTGGCACTGGTGCTACTGGCGTTGTCTGTAGGCGAGGAAGCTGCAGAAGTAGCTAGGTCGTTGGCTCGCCAGCGCGCGGGGGTGACGGGGCAACAGCGCCGGTTTTTATCGAGGGACGAAGTGGTGTTGGTGCAGCGGACGTGCCGAATTTTGTCTTTGACCTGGACGAGGTGAACGACTTGGTCGCCAAAGGCGTATTCATAAATCATGAGGCGGATTTCGAGAGGTAGTTTTGTGAGGAGGGCGCATGTTGATTGTGGGATCATCGAACGGGCGTGGGGATCGATGGGAGGTGAGGATGTAGACAAGGCGTTGCTGTCGAGGGATAGCGAGAGTGGCGCGCATATCTTgcgggcttggatgaggTCGCGGACGGTCTCTTTCCATCGATGGCCTGTTGAGTAGTAGTGGAAGATGGAGTAGGGGTCCCGGAGGATCCAGGCGTCGAAATGGCGCATTGTGACAGCAGTAAAAAGGAGTCTATGGATCTAAGTCTATAAGGTGGATCTGGAAATCGGAAGATCTCGACGTTAAAAGACGGGACGAGATGTGTATGAAGATTAATCTGCGAATACACACAAAGCAGCAAGTGTCAAGAGGCAAGTGAATTGAGTCAGCTCCGCTCCCCTTATATACGCCGTACAGCCAACATGTCACCCAAGACCAGATAAAAAGACGCCAGCTCCACCCACCCA
This region of Aspergillus puulaauensis MK2 DNA, chromosome 5, nearly complete sequence genomic DNA includes:
- a CDS encoding choline-phosphate cytidylyltransferase (BUSCO:EOG09264I9J;~COG:I;~EggNog:ENOG410PHWJ;~InterPro:IPR041723,IPR004821,IPR014729;~PFAM:PF01467;~go_function: GO:0003824 - catalytic activity [Evidence IEA];~go_process: GO:0009058 - biosynthetic process [Evidence IEA]), which gives rise to MSSPISSKRKRANSQHLSTADIAKSSTTDLQQPSSRDASGEEGDDSTGPAIPPVVKATTSNHPSKRARKASVSEARNVSSNGDAGKDSSISKEDPGEPSETTPASSDIEGHIRDRPDLHVDTVREQELMKPPVLGQVQDPAGGYKTNPPPEDRPVRVYADGVFDLFHVGHMRQLEQAKKAFPDVYLIVGVTGDDETHLRKGLTVLSGAERAESVRHCKWVDEVYPNCPWIVTPDFIDEHQIDYVAHDDLPYGAAEGDDIYAPIKAQGKFLVTQRTEGVSTTGVITRIVRDYDRYISRQFKRGASRQELNVSWLKKNELEIKRHVSELRDSIMTNWTNTGQELSRELRQLWNSRPNSPAPSARNSMDFGSPRGVVSPTGGSKSHVSRVEALGRPESINGRGEPDFATGYSLGLIGGVRAWMRSRRSLVESRAQSPTSEEEHESEQERINGFTGPAHQRE
- a CDS encoding uncharacterized protein (COG:S;~EggNog:ENOG410PU5W) encodes the protein MRHFDAWILRDPYSIFHYYSTGHRWKETVRDLIQARKICAPLSLSLDSNALSTSSPPIDPHARSMIPQSTCALLTKLPLEIRLMIYEYAFGDQVVHLVQVKDKIRHVRCTNTTSSLDKNRRCCPVTPARWRANDLATSAASSPTDNASSTSATSNSMLYPHTHPSLPSQLSNSSVALLRTCRAIYAEASSILYKNSAFDVDDLTTFIAFSLSISADHLHAIKKLTVQWMPVWQPMAGEEHKSSIYSHTHNDWLWVLFWNRVAALNGLEDLALIVDLGSFAGTPAGAPAAAGNGAGAGAGGVIGGNRLRLSIAEPWVAPLLCVRGLRSFELGITAKCDAVAKEVLEGDLVRDAVMLRDHLRMVMCSKRGEALPSLPGVQDLSVQLELLRRCAVETEDMERGVQRGMRPRLAITAA